The following is a genomic window from Aricia agestis chromosome 12, ilAriAges1.1, whole genome shotgun sequence.
taatataggaacaatagtacctttagttacgcaaaatatgaaagtaaaagggaggattcacaatattttatttgaaatagagaactaaagaccagaatatagcaaaaataaacacatcgtagcaattaggacatgaagattaattacgggtgaaatgtatatttttcaggattattcctatgatttacactgcaatcactcacagcacaagttattattgttatatataatagtatttgttgaaaataacatacgatttaaataataaattgcaaataccgaaagcgcataaaaacgattgacgacttttgacgacctgtcaaataaaagttgttacaattttcattagactgcctctctcttttcatcttgttataattccataaaggattttcttctctctcgcactctttgttggtctttagcattatattatgtctatggagtataccgacttagaactgatgttgaaatttttaaatttgacatattacgacgaaaatcgtcgctagggttgttaaattgttacctatgaatttaaaactatgacatattcgctggacgtgtttttctttggtcgtattgttgtttgtgttttgggcTTATGGCATCGCATGTGgcaattaaaattgtcagaatccaattttgaaatctttattttaaatatttaaaaagccagcgcgaggcacattccgttcataatcctagtgaaacccgacgaatttgacagatattgaaacctgtccgtctctttgcagtcgaactaggtactggtagttatgtctattgtgctgtaACTGAACTAACTTAtagataacctaccgtgtaaaatcgtgacagacggttgtatgaagttgattgacgaaaatctggatattttgatttttgcttcatgcaaacatcagtcacgaattttgagaaagaatattattttcccgccataaaatactcgacactggccatggttaaatagccgaagtgcgagattaagaaaaaaaaatattttgaatctttgacagctgtcatatattttgtaaaaatggtAAACATTTCAATTTCCCAATAATTTTCATGTGTTTCTCACACaactaaattttaataacaaatagAAGTAATAATTTAGCGACGATGACCTCTTTGATTATATTAAAAGCTATGCTATTTTCCAAAGCTGTACAAAAACGAAAAAGGGAAGAGAGAGAACGCCATTCGTATGTTCCTTTTTCagtatttttgattatttagaTGATAAGAAAAAGAAATAAGTACAGTTATCATTATTCCAGATGCGTCGAAGACAGTGCCATAAATATGTGCAGAATTTGCTGCAAAGAAAACGGAAAGGTTGCTATATTCAATAATGTACAGTATCCAAATATGCCTGAAGATATAACTCAATTTTCAGGAGTAGATGttagtataaaacaaaatatatattataactttttctGTAGTGACAGTAGCATTATTTTAGTAAGAAATTATGAAAAGCAGCattatccatactttaatacaGGTTGTTCatgtgaacaccgttatccctaaaaccatcaaatgagcccgtcgaATGaacccggatcggcaatttgtataggTATGACGACAGATTTttcgagttcccagcattgttctcatagaaaagatTGTTCATTTTGCAGGGCTCATTTGatagtttcaaggataacggtgttcaaccgaacaacctgtataatcaacgcaaaagtgtgtgtgtctatctgtctgttacctcttcatgcccaaatcGCTGTACCAATTTACCTGGAATTAGGTAAGTAGATACTTTAAGCTCTgtggaaaggacatattatgttactttttatcccggaaaaatgtatgattcctgtgcaataaacgaattttggtgcaacaaaGTCTCAGGTATCATTTAGCGATGTATGAAATAACAGTCcttattatcttttattttatacatagctAAATGATACTTGGATTTACATAATTGAAGTCTGACTGATCGTTTGTAAATTGCTAACATCTAGCCAAAGTCATTTGTTACAGGTTTCCAACAATGATGATTATCCTAAACATATTTGTAATACATGCCTCAAACTTTTAAAAAAGTGCATCAAATTCAGACATCTTTGCAACTTAAGCAACAGGAGACTTCAAGAGTTACAGGCTGAATGTGGTATGTGAATGTTGTATCAAATTAAatgtctaaataaataaattgttgtTCCACACATAGTAAATAACcgactggatttcccaaaccgcttttttgcgcggcaaggctgaaagttcttcattttttattttaaaaacataatgcTTATAATATGGCCCCatcgttatttttaaaaaataattattattttccaagataataaacataaataggtgatttccaattttggtggcttgtcgtcTACCTATTTcactcaatatctagaccgatttacaaaaaacacatgttTAGGAagtggctgtgggctgggtcgtaccagtttccagccagaaatgattcaagaaaaccgttttatcacaaacccccgattttatgcaattttggtgtacttaaattatcctacttgtggcagtaataatataatgttgtttggtttgtttataattaagttaaaGTTCTTTAGTgcatatagttttttttaaggattatttttctcgcaaattccaattttggtgagtaagagggtgtgtaaaacattattttcacaaaataccattgattcttaaagcataaaaaatacgccattcacttcattctgtcacaagctaactcgtctaggtgcCAGTAGGTGTCAtaccagtttcccgtaaacaTCTATCcctaattttggtggaaacaaaaatttccaccaaaattatataaaaaatgccaGTTGTTGAAATGCACTCAACCGTAGCTGTTGCATGcattgtaacaaaaaattacgtacccAAATAAAGATTGGGCAAAATAATGTTGGATTACAAGGGGCGCCGGATTACTAGGTAATCCGGCGCTGGGGCCGGATTAGCAAGGGTCtaccatagagtatacattatagcaagctatagagtgcttctaacaaggtatgaactgtaagcacgagtgtgaacatattttcctataagcgtcaaacgatggcgcatggaacatcactagacttgcgttatacgttactgtaagcacgagtgtgatcatattttcctataagcgtcaaacgatggcgcatggaacatcactagacttgcgttatacgtttgagtatctatagaacttctgcttacgatcggcacaacggggaacgagcgatgcgcgcgctctatagcttgctaatgtatactctaaggggTCTACTGTATTGAAATActtgaaaatgtatttaaatatgttttttagaaACTACAGAAATTATTGATGATGTCAGTGAATTACCCAATGAAACAGAGGAGTCCTACAATGTTGCTTCTCCCACATTTCCTGGTAGAATCGAAAAATGGATGTGTACTACATGCAACAAAGAATTTCAAGATATGGTAAGTTGGTTATTAATTTTCAACTGAATATTTAtcttaaaatgttattacatCTAGCTGTACCCTGCAATATTAaacacacaaaataaaattcctTTGGAACCATGGCTATGTtctgcctatgtcctttcccataGTCTACTCAATATCAAATtctatcaaaattggtccagcctGCAAGCAGCCTTTGAAACAAGTTGATCAACTTTTAgtcaacaaataataattatttaattggtcctaacagatttttttttcattttcactaaatttcatcaaaatgtatttttaagtaatgaaactaattaacaatatatttttttcagtatgcTTATAATGATCATCTATCAGAGTGTGTCGTAAAATTAAATGAGAGGAAAAAACGAAATGCTGAAATGAACAAAAAATCTTATCTCTGTGATATATGTGGCAAGACAACAAAGTCTAATGCAAGTCTTCTTATTCATAAGTGAGTatggtgtatactgtatactcactcctttgaatagttatatatatatatatatatatatatatatatatatatatatatatatatatatatatatatatatatatatatacgcaggccactggttaaaatagccgttcaatcaaacagctagccctttgactgaacagcgccattcaatcacacggctatacgtcgtttagccggcTTGTTGACGGTAAataatgtttcaaataatgtaatgtaattatttttctaattatatacttggataatcttgctgaaataacaaaaaacaagccatattaaaaaagacaaaagacgatgtcttttgacaaatcgaattctctgagatctagtaaccctgacgtcaatacctgtcagcgttagcgctctccattggctattgaaaccacatatgacgtaaaataggaccaatgaaatatgataatgtaatatgcagatatgatcaaatgatcatatatattggatcctatatatgatcatagaaatgatcatatataaatgataatgtaatacccccctatgacatttcaatttgtcaaccagttcattgataatattttatgataacattttaaactttcgcgttgtattataattattaaaagtcccgattaaaaagttttaatattttatgattgtttattctattgcaattttttttcaggGCTATTCATGAACaagtatttccatataaatGTGATCAGTGCCCATATAAAGGGAGGACTATGGACTTGCTGAGAATACACAAGAGATCACATCTCATTGACAAACCATACAAATGTACACAGTGTCCGAAAGCCGCGTCCACATCCAGTAACTTGGCCAAACATGTGCTACATGCCCACAGCACTACCAGACCGCATAAGGTAATCTCTTTTAactatccatactttaatattataaatgtgaaagtgtgtctgtctgtctgttacatcttcacgctcaaaccgctgaaccgattttgctgaaatttggaatggagatattttgagtccccggaaataacacagggtactttttatcccggaaaatgtacggttcccgcgcgatggacgaattttagcgcaacggagttgcgggcgtcatctagtctttaaATAATCTTATCCATTTACCAaagagtaacataatatattatacagttgGCTCAGCAGTACAAATACTGCCGAGCtgtcgtttttagtattagacGTCGCACGCAACTTCCTCCAGGAATTGTTTATTCTGTAATTGTGTAGTATAAAGTTCACACGGAGGATGTGCTTGAACGTTGCGTCAACGTAGCGGTGTCGCTTATTTTAGTTAAACCCTAAAAACGGAAAAAACTGTATCGTTCACACGATGCGTTGCAACGACGGCATGCTGTGACGATGCACGAACGATGTACAGCTATCGTACCTCGACGTAATGTGAACTGaggctattattattaagcttctcccagacagacgcggcctgcggtggcggtcagttggatgacttgagagttctaggaacgacacagacacacgcggccacgcggtcaagtcatccaactgaccgccagtCGCCACCGCAAGCCGCGTCTGTTTGGGAGACGCTTTatactttagtttttttttatatttagtttcCAGATCCAGAATATTTGTACTAATAAACTATGTATTTAATTTCAGTGTACTTACTGTGATAAATCGTTTGTTTGTAAACACGACATGACAAGACACATACGAGACATACATCTGAGGCAAGGGACCGTCGAGTGTAATATATGTTACAAGAAATTCAATACAAAGTgagtacttaattttaattttacaaccAAGCCCAAAACAGGtgaaaaatgtagaaaattttcAAACAGCTTTCAAAACTACGAAGCCACCAGATGGCGCTTTGTGTGAGTTACCCCCAAGTGGCAACTGGCAAAATAAATAATCG
Proteins encoded in this region:
- the LOC121732423 gene encoding zinc finger protein 177-like isoform X2, which produces MTSLIILKAMLFSKAVQKRKREERERHSCVEDSAINMCRICCKENGKVAIFNNVQYPNMPEDITQFSGVDVSNNDDYPKHICNTCLKLLKKCIKFRHLCNLSNRRLQELQAECETTEIIDDVSELPNETEESYNVASPTFPGRIEKWMCTTCNKEFQDMYAYNDHLSECVVKLNERKKRNAEMNKKSYLCDICGKTTKSNASLLIHKAIHEQVFPYKCDQCPYKGRTMDLLRIHKRSHLIDKPYKCTQCPKAASTSSNLAKHVLHAHSTTRPHKCTYCDKSFVCKHDMTRHIRDIHLRQGTVECNICYKKFNTK
- the LOC121732423 gene encoding zinc finger protein 177-like isoform X1: MTSLIILKAMLFSKAVQKRKREERERHSCVEDSAINMCRICCKENGKVAIFNNVQYPNMPEDITQFSGVDVSNNDDYPKHICNTCLKLLKKCIKFRHLCNLSNRRLQELQAECETTEIIDDVSELPNETEESYNVASPTFPGRIEKWMCTTCNKEFQDMYAYNDHLSECVVKLNERKKRNAEMNKKSYLCDICGKTTKSNASLLIHKAIHEQVFPYKCDQCPYKGRTMDLLRIHKRSHLIDKPYKCTQCPKAASTSSNLAKHVLHAHSTTRPHKCTYCDKSFVCKHDMTRHIRDIHLRQGTVECNICYKKFNTKKILQGHTRKIHKIKSERHGRLPSYLHYIGETDYAEQK